In Populus alba chromosome 9, ASM523922v2, whole genome shotgun sequence, a genomic segment contains:
- the LOC118058946 gene encoding DNA replication licensing factor MCM4, with protein MASDSSPGRNNNGPSSPDEFASSPIGNTYSSPATRTRRRRRSTTPLPYNTPPTNQSRFATSESTPTTTPNRTRHHVSTPSSDGGPPLSSDAGDDIDEATPTFVWGTNISVQDVKAAIQMFLKHFRDGQSQGSEIYEEGKYMKGIHEVLEMEGEWLDVDAHDVFDYDVELYGKMVRYPLEVLAIFDIVLMDIVSLIQPLFEKHVQVRIFNLKSSTTMRNLNPSDIEKMLSLKGMIIRCSSIIPEIREAVFKCIVCGYLSDPVVVDRGRISEPTACLKQECLAKNSMALVHNRCRFADKQIVRLQETPDEIPDGGTPHTVSLLMHDKLVDAGKPGDRIEVTGIYRAMSVRVGPTQRTVKSLFKTYVDCLHIKKTDKSRMLAEDPMEVDNGNASRRIEEDFHFDEAKIEQLKKLSRLPDIYDRLTRSLAPNIWELDDVKRGLLCQLFGGNALKLPSGASFRGDINILLVGDPGTSKSQLLQYIHKLSSRGIYTSGRGSSAVGLTAYVSKDPETGETVLESGALVLSDRGICCIDEFDKMSENARSMLHEVMEQQTVSIAKAGIIASLNARTSVLACANPIGSRYNPRLSVIDNIHLPPTLLSRFDLIYLILDKADEQTDRHLAKHIVSLHFENPESAVHDVLDIATLTAYVSYARKYIQPQLSDEAAEELTRGYVEMRRRGNFPGSSKKVITATPRQLESLIRLSEALARIRFSELVEKHDVIEAFRLLEVAMQQSATDHSTGTIDMDLITTGVSASERMRRENLASAARSIITEKMQLEGPSTRLLELLDELKKQSSFAEVHLHDLRNAVATLASEGFVVLHGDSVKRV; from the exons ATGGCTTCCGACTCCTCTCCAGGCCGCAACAACAATGGCCCCTCATCACCCGATGAATTTGCATCGAGTCCAATCGGCAACACATACTCTTCTCCGGCCACAAGAACCCGGCGCAGACGCCGGTCCACCACACCTCTACCTTACAACACCCCGCCAACCAACCAATCACGCTTCGCCACTTCAGAATCAACCCCAACCACAACCCCCAACCGCACGCGTCATCACGTTTCAACCCCATCATCCGATGGCGGCCCCCCACTCTCATCCGATGCCGGAGATGACATCGATGAGGCCACACCGACGTTTGTTTGGGGGACGAATATCAGTGTGCAGGATGTGAAGGCTGCAATTCAGATGTTCTTGAAGCATTTTAGGGACGGGCAGAGTCAAGGGAGTGAGATTTACGAGGAAGGAAAGTATATGAAAGGGATACATGAGGTGTTGGAGATGGAAGGAGAGTGGCTTGATGTGGACGCACATGATGTGTTTGATTATGATGTTGAACTGTATGGGAAAATGGTTCGGTATCCCCTCGAGGTTTTGGCTATTTTCGATATTGTTTTGATGGACATTGTTAGTTTGATTCAGCCATTGTTTGAAAAACATGTGCAAGTCAGGATTTTTAATCTCAAGAGTTCCACAACTATGCGAAATCTCAACCCTTCTG ATATTGAGAAGATGTTGTCGTTGAAGGGAATGATTATTCGATGCAGTTCAATCATACCTGAGATTAGGGAAGCGGTATTTAAATGCATTGTGTGTGGGTACTTATCTGACCCAGTTGTTGTGGACAGAG GACGTATAAGTGAACCTACAGCATGTTTAAAGCAAGAATGTCTAGCTAAGAATTCCATGGCACTAGTTCACAACCGGTGCAG GTTTGCCGATAAGCAGATTGTGAGACTCCAGGAGACACCGGATGAAATCCCCGATGGAGGAACACCTCACACAGTGAGCTTGTTGATGCATGACAAGTTGGTGGATGCTGGAAAGCCAGGTGATAGAATTGAG GTTACTGGGATTTATAGGGCCATGAGTGTGAGAGTTGGGCCAACACAGCGAACTGTTAAATCATTATTCAAG ACTTATGTAGACTGTCTTCATATAAAGAAAACTGACAAGTCAAGAATGTTGGCAGAGGATCCCATGGAAGTTGATAATGGTAATGCTTCACGTAGGATTGAGGAAGATTTCCATTTTGATGAAGCGAAG ATAGAGCAATTGAAAAAGCTGTCGAGACTGCCTGATATATATGACAGACTGACCAGGTCCTTGGCACCAAATATATGGGAGCTTGATGATGTTAAAAGAGGTCTTCTTTGCCAG CTCTTTGGAGGGAATGCCTTGAAGTTGCCATCTGGTGCTAGCTTCCGTGGTGATATAAATATCCTGCTTGTTGGTGATCCTGGAACAAGCAAGTCTCAGCTGCTTCAATACATACACAAGTTATCTTCCCGTGGCATCTACACCAGTGGAAGGGGAAGCTCTGCTGTTGGTTTGACTGCCTATGTCAGCAAAGATCCTGAAACAGGGGAAACA GTTCTGGAGAGTGGAGCACTTGTTTTAAGTGACAGGGGCATCTGCTGTATTGATGAATTTGACAAGATGTCTGAAAATGCAAGAAGCATGTTACATGAG GTGATGGAACAGCAAACTGTCTCCATCGCAAAGGCTGGAATTATTGCTTCGCTCAATGCCAGAACTTCAGTATTGGCTTGTGCAAATCCTATTGGTTCACGCTATAATCCTCGACTGTCTGTGATTGACAACATACACCTTCCTCCCACATTGTTGTCCAG GTTTGATTTGATATACTTAATTCTTGACAAGGCTGATGAACAAACAGACAGGCACCTTGCCAAGCATATAGTTTCTTTGCACTTTGAGAATCCTGAG AGTGCAGTGCATGATGTGTTAGACATTGCTACATTAACTGCATATGTGAGCTATGCTCGAAAGTATATTCAACCACAGTTATCTGATGAAGCTGCTGAAGAGTTGACTCGGGGATATGTTGAGATGAGGAGGAGAGGAAATTTCCCTGGCAGTAGCAAAAAG GTCATTACAGCAACACCTAGGCAGCTGGAAAGTCTGATACGCCTTAGTGAAGCTCTGGCTCGGATACGTTTCTCAGAATTG GTTGAGAAGCATGATGTGATCGAGGCCTTTCGGCTCCTGGAAGTTGCAATGCAACAATCAGCAACAGATCACTCTACTG GAACTATTGACATGGATCTCATTACTACTGGAGTTTCAGCTAGCGAAAGGATGAGAAGAGAGAATCTTGCATCAGCTGCTCGCAGCATAATTACGGAGAAGATGCAGCTCGAAGGGCCCTCAACGCGCTTGTTAGAG TTGCTGGATGAGCTAAAGAAGCAGAGCTCTTTCGCTGAAGTTCACCTCCATGAT CTGAGAAATGCAGTTGCAACACTGGCAAGTGAGGGATTTGTGGTTCTCCATGGTGACAGTGTGAAGAGGGTATAG